A window of the Microtus ochrogaster isolate Prairie Vole_2 unplaced genomic scaffold, MicOch1.0 UNK62, whole genome shotgun sequence genome harbors these coding sequences:
- the Noto gene encoding homeobox protein notochord, protein MSGPEPQQLALSGAQVQPGHLDPCPLAVSPVVPRRLAQGRLESSFSVEAILARPETHKRVVTPPPLSTCTRLNLCSVSQYPVLPWVCSAATWLPTYLSLGVHPLCSMPCVPGFNVAHLFCQQGLSLTGSELPYCPGLWSPLDWAPSVDLQDTEKQQKRVRTMFNLQQLEELEKVFAKQHNLVGKKRAQLAARLHLTENQVRIWFQNRRVKYQKQQKLKSPSSSAMEEPSSSSDGSIRSEDAESGAGS, encoded by the exons ATGTCCGGCCCAGAGCCTCAGCAGCTTGCTCTTTCAGGTGCTCAGGTCCAGCCCGGGCACTTGGACCCCTGTCCCTTGGCTGTGTCCCCAGTGGTCCCGCGCCGCCTAGCTCAGGGACGCCTGGAGTCCTCCTTTTCTGTTGAAGCCATCCTGGCCAGACCCGAGACCCATAAGAGAGTGGTCACCCCACCGCCGCTCTCCACCTGCACACGTCTGAACCTCTGCTCCGTGTCACAGTACCCGGTCCTGCCTTGGGTGTGCTCTGCAGCGACTTGGCTGCCCACCTACCTGAGCTTGGGCGTCCACCCGCTTTGCTCCATGCCCTGCGTACCCGGATTCAATGTGGCTCACCTCTTCTGCCAGCAGGGCCTCAGCCTCACAG GCTCGGAGCTGCCTTACTGTCCAGGCCTCTGGAGCCCTCTGGACTGGGCACCTTCCGTGGAccttcaggacacagagaaacaacaaaagaggGTCCGCACGATGTTTAACCTTCAGCAGCTGGAAGAGTTGGAGAAGGTGTTTGCGAAGCAGCACAACCTggtggggaagaagagagccCAGCTGGCTGCCAGGCTACACTTGACAGAGAACCAG GTGAGGATCTGGTTCCAAAATCGCAGGGTGAAGTATCAGAAGCAGCAAAAGCTGAAAtcaccttcctcctctgccatGGAAGAGCCCTCCAGCAGCTCAGATGGCAGCATCCGGAGTGAAGATGCTGAGTCAGGAGCTGGCAGTTAA